The proteins below are encoded in one region of Diorhabda carinulata isolate Delta chromosome 3, icDioCari1.1, whole genome shotgun sequence:
- the LOC130891988 gene encoding chondroadherin-like, with amino-acid sequence MFILNLLSIFLPLITAIKFDFSLNYRLEDDPRPRRFLAGSIIPEDLENATEISLDQKVPIVLRSFDLSFVKNLKKLSMDDSGINEIEIGSFKHLDGLRYLNITNNPLKVIKEGIFNNMKVEVLNLSRNKLTTINPGAFDDMENLQRVILDYNELTSYSIWFKSCSKLVEVSVQYNFIQYLPQGVFQYLKHRKLKARFSFNKINTIHEDLFDVEEYDELDIDHNDLTNFDKEISKVGILNLQHNHIECLPEDYAKKEFKKVKTVRLEDNPMNCSCLGYLKAMANVVASGCVENEHTSI; translated from the coding sequence ATGTTCATCCTCAACCTCTTGTCGATTTTCCTACCCCTAATTACCGCGATCAAATTCGATTTTTCCCTAAATTATCGTCTCGAAGACGATCCGCGTCCCCGTCGATTCCTCGCCGGCTCGATAATACCTGAAGATTTAGAGAACGCGACGGAGATAAGTTTAGATCAAAAAGTGCCTATTGTTTTGAGGAGTTTCGATTTGAGtttcgttaaaaatttgaagaagCTTTCGATGGACGATTCGGGTATAAACGAGATCGAAATCGGTAGTTTCAAACACTTGGACGGTCTGCGGTACTTGAATATCACTAACAACCCTCTCAAAGTAATCAAAGAAGGTATTTTTAACAATATGAAAGTGGAAGTGTTGAATTTATCACGTAATAAATTGACTACTATCAATCCCGGGGCGTTCGATGATATGGAAAACTTACAGCGCGTAATTCTCGATTACAACGAACTAACTTCGTATTCTATTTGGTTCAAAAGTTGTTCAAAATTAGTCGAAGTGTCGgttcaatataatttcatcCAGTACCTTCCTCAAGGCGTTTTCCAGTATTTGAAACATCGAAAACTCAAAGCTAGAttcagttttaataaaatcaatacgATTCACGAAGATTTATTCGACGTCGAAGAATACGATGAATTAGATATTGATCATAACGATTTAACAAATTTCGATAAAGAAATTAGTAAAGTTGGTATATTAAATTTGCAACATAATCATATCGAATGTTTACCGGAAGATTATGCGAAGAAGGAATTCAAGAAAGTGAAGACGGTTCGTTTAGAAGATAATCCGATGAATTGCAGTTGTCTTGGTTATCTTAAAGCGATGGCAAACGTGGTTGCTTCCGGATGCGTTGAAAACGAACATACATCTATTTAA